GAGCCGCGCCCCGTTCAGCAGCAGCGGCGACTCCGCCGGATCACCCCCGCGTGCATGCAGCTCGGCGCCGTCACCGACCAGCGTGGCGCCCCCCTGCAGCTGCATGGCCTGGAAGACGTCGGCGGCGGCGCCGGGGGCAAGCATCACGTCCATGCGCTGCATCTGACGTGTCATCCCCACGGCGGGCGGTGCCATAGGGCGGGCAGCGCGCACGACAACGGCCGAGATGCTGGTCGCGGGCGGTGGGCTGGACGAAGCGGCGAAGGGCTCGTAGGCCGCGCGCAGCAGCGAGTCCTGCGGAAAGAGGCGCAGCCCTCGCTGCAGCACCGCGCGGGCGCTGTCCAGCTGCCCCTGACGCTTCCAGAGCTGGCTACGCAGCTGGTAAGGACGCGCAAATTCGCTGAGGTCGGTGCGCGCCCCTTGTAGCGCAAAGAGCCGGTCGAGTTCGCGAGCGGCCGCCCCCTCGCGTTTCATGAAAGGCGGGGCCTGCAGGTAGTGCTGCGCGCGCATGTACCGCGCGAGCCAATGCGTGGAATCGCGCTCCACGACGCGGTCGAGGTATTCGAGCGCCTGTGCGCTCAGCTCGCCCCGACGGACCATCTCGGCCGCGGGAATACGACACTGGCTGATGACCCGGGCGGCCACGACAAGCGCGGGAATATCGTCGGGGGTCGCGGCCAATCGTCCGCTGAGCTGCTGCAAGGCGGCCTCGCCCAGCGCGTCGGCGCGTGCCAGGTCGCGTGCGGTGGCGGCCGCGAGACACGGGCCGAGCGGGTCAGGGGTCGGGGACTGGGTCGAAGCCCGCATCAGAGGAAATAGAACCAGCAGTGCCGCAGCGACCGCGGCACGGACGGCATTTCGGGAATGGCGCATTGTCGCCTCCTGTTGAAAGGTGCCAGGACGGATTATCTTGGCAGTGTCAAGTTATCCCTTCTATCTTTGCACTGTCAAGATGCCCAGAAAACCCGCTGCGTCCGCGTATCATCACGGCGACCTCCGCCGAAGCCTGCTGGCGGTGGCGTTCGATATCCTGAAGACCAAGGGGCCGGAGGCCCTCTCACTGCGCGAGGTGGCGCGGGCGGCGAGCGTCAGCCATCAGGCGCCGTATCATCACTTTCCCAGTCGCCAGCACCTGCTGGCCGCCCTCGCCACCGAGGGGTTCGACGACCTGGCGTCACGCCTCGACGAGGCGCAGCGGCAAACTCAGAACCTGGAGACGATCGGCCAGGCGACGGGCGTCGCCTATGTCCTCTTCGCTGCCCAGAACCCCGAGCGGTTCCGCCTCATGTTCGGCGGCGAAATCGGCTCGCGCGCGCCATACCCCGAGCTCGTTGATGCATCGCAACGGGTGTTCGCCCTGCTACGACGTCCGTTCGGGACGCCTCCGGGTTCGCGGCCAGGGCGCGATGACGACGGGCAAGTCGATCAGCACCCGCCGGCGTCAGTCGTCGCGAACGTGACGGCGGGGCAGAATCCGGTGGTGCTGACCCTCTGGTCTACCGTGCATGGACTCGCCTCGCTGGTGGTAGACGGGCAGGTCGTGCTCTCCGGCGATGCGCTCGAGCGCGCGGCGCTCGCGACGACGCAGATGGTGTGGCTGGGGGTGAAGCAAACGCTCGCGTCGGCACCGACGTCGGTCCCCACGCAGCAGAGTCGCCGGCCACCCTCGTGAAACGAGACCTGTTTGGTGACGGGCCGCTCAGCAGGGGGCTCTCGAGCGCAAATGGTCGGTCAGCAATCATCACCGCGCATCACCTCGGGGATCACCTTCAGAGGAGGTGATACGTGGGTGAGTTCGTTTTCGAAGTTCTCTCCATCGCCGGGCAGCACAAGGCGGCACGAACGC
This region of Gemmatimonas groenlandica genomic DNA includes:
- a CDS encoding TetR/AcrR family transcriptional regulator, whose protein sequence is MPRKPAASAYHHGDLRRSLLAVAFDILKTKGPEALSLREVARAASVSHQAPYHHFPSRQHLLAALATEGFDDLASRLDEAQRQTQNLETIGQATGVAYVLFAAQNPERFRLMFGGEIGSRAPYPELVDASQRVFALLRRPFGTPPGSRPGRDDDGQVDQHPPASVVANVTAGQNPVVLTLWSTVHGLASLVVDGQVVLSGDALERAALATTQMVWLGVKQTLASAPTSVPTQQSRRPPS